The Mercenaria mercenaria strain notata chromosome 10, MADL_Memer_1, whole genome shotgun sequence genome contains a region encoding:
- the LOC128559955 gene encoding uncharacterized protein LOC128559955 has translation MSASAEQVTKIVVTNSSDMFVNGVPVETKTIESALRELFSWLKQFRNVFLIAHNGKRFDFPIIINACLATGMFSELCACVLGLVDTLPVFKSVCPKRESYKQEDLARTLLSKVYNAHNALDDVKCLSELVSYAVNMMRSV, from the coding sequence ATGAGTGCCTCTGCCGAACAAGTGACTAAAATTGTTGTGACAAATAGTAGTGATATGTTTGTAAATGGTGTTCCTGTTGAAACTAAAACTATTGAATCAGCACTCAGAGAATTGTTTAGCTGGCTGAAACAGTTCAGAAACGTGTTTCTAATTGCACATAATGGAAAACGTTTTGACTTTCCTATCATTATCAACGCCTGCTTAGCTACCGGAATGTTTAGTGAACTTTGTGCATGTGTGTTAGGATTGGTAGACACTCTTCCAGTATTTAAATCCGTATGTCCTAAAAGGGAGTCTTACAAACAGGAAGATCTGGCCCGTACATTGCTTTCCAAAGTGTATAACGCTCATAACGCTCTTGATGATGTCAAGTGTTTGTCAGAGCTGGTCAGTTACGCTGTGAACATGATGAGAAGTGTGTAG